GTGAACGTGAACGGGATCCCCGTGATGACAGGCCGGACAATGGCAGCGGTGGGGCAGGTGGTGGCGGTGTGGTCATCATCAAAAACGAGCCCGCCTGGCTGGAGCACGATCAGCGGGAGAAGCCACGCtcctggcagcagcagcagtccaaCTCTGGCGGCGATTGGCGCGACAACGATGAGCCCTTTGGACGTAacagtggtggtggtggtggcggcggcggctctaACGATGCTCCACCGCCAGCCAACCATCCGCATCCCCCGTCACCCCACCATCATGTGCATCCGCGGGGCGAACGCGGCTCCGGACGGGGCTTTCGACGCggcggccatggccatggggATCATGGAGAGTCTCGTGGTGGTCCCGGCTACAGGTCGCATCCACCACCGCTGATGACGCTGCCCGTGCAGCCACCGGGCGGCTATCAtggaggtggcggtggtggtggtggatcGCGCGGTTTTCCCCACAAACGGATGCAGTATGGCGGCGGCGGACCCGGCTGTGAGCGCGGCGCCCCACCCGGCTCATCGTCGTTCCTCAAGAAGCACATCCATGTGCCGCTCGTGTCGcccacacaccccacaccGCTGCTCCAATGCCAGTTGTCGGCACCGGGGGGCAAGCCGCCGGTGGGCAATGCCGCTGCCGCACAGGCCAGCGCTGTGGCGGCCGCCACAACAGCGGTCGCAGCGGCCAAGGCAGCCGCCCAGAGTGCCGCCAATGCCACCACCAATCCGGGCATTCTGGCCCAAGTGAGCGGCAAACTGGGCAGCGGCACAACGACCCACATCAAGCAGGAGGATGCCTCCGAGGACTCGGTGATGAGCACACCCAGTGTGGGCACCCAGGACTCAGAGTCGCCCAGTGGTTCAGCGATTGGCAGCGAGATGGTGGGGTGCAGCATCATCAAGCAGGAGCCGCGGCCGATCACACGAGAGCCAGAGGCGGAGGAGCTGAGCGAgatcagcgacagcgacgatgACATTCTCAACACAACGGAGATCAGCCTGGGGAGCAGTTCGGCACCTCTTGTGCGACCCAAGGACGAGCCGCAGCTGGACGCTGATCCATTGGCTGGCACACAGGAGCTCTCCACGGACACACTCTCGCCAAGCACAGCGGAGGAGATCAAGAGCGAGAGTCCCTCCGCAGCGACGACAGCGGGTACGGGCATGGCAACAATGAATGGGGGCACTATCAGTGGCAATATCAAGGTGGAGGAGGTCGATGAGGTGCTGGACTTTGAGGAGATATCCGACGGTGAACTGGAGGAGGATGCCCGTCACAAAGGTGAGGATAGCCCCCCTTCCCCAAAGAAGGAGCCCTTGACTAATTTCTGAATCTCTGTGTAATCTCAGGCATTGGCGATGCCCTAGGCGTGGACTGGCAGGGCCTGATAGCCGAgaccaggcagcaggcagaggaGCAATCGGCCCAGCAGCAGGGCGTGGACAGAGGGACATCGGCCAagcagcggtggcagccgCATCGTTTGATTCTTGACATGGGCATATCGTTTGGAATGGCCGGCGAGCAGTATGCCCGTCGCATCATGGAGGACGCCCGACAGCAGCTCATCCAGGAGAAGGAACAGCTCAGGCTGGCCGAGGAACAGgccctgctgcagcagcagctggcggaGGAGCAGGCAGCCGATCCGGAGGATCTGCCCATTATCAAAAAGGAGGAGCCTGCCCTTAAGCGCGCCTCGCCGCTGCACGACTACCGCGACATTCTGGCCACCGATCAACTGGCGCCCATGGCCTGCGTTCAGCAGGGTCTACGCGGCCTTGCCGCCGAGCGCCAGCGTCTGATGGGCAATGTCTGCGGCCCGGGGAGTCGGGCGCTCTGCGCTCGCCAGGACCTACGCCTGCGACGGCAGCTGTGCGGCCTGCCCGCCCGCGAGTGCGAGTTTCCGCGCAATATGCCCGTGGTGGGCGAGGAGCTGCGCCATTTGGCCATGCAAATGTTCCAGCGCAGCCTCGACGTTAAATGAGATACGATGCCCAGGGAGTGTCGCCGCGCCAGGCCACAGGCCACACCCACCTACCGACTGGATGTGAAAATCTATGCGGGGGACCAgcgcgagcagcagcagcagctgcaccgGAAACGCAAGTGGAAATGGACCAGGCAGGACGAGGACTAAACCGAGGGAAAGCTTACAAAACTGTTCGATATCGTGAACCCTATTCTATTATTCTATTTTAGTTGTAATTACAATTACATTGCTCTTGCTCTACTTATATTTATCAAAAGGAATATTTCTATTCTATTGTGGCTGCAATAATCTAATTGTGATTAAACAATGAATGAAATTTTGCCTAGATAAACTACGAGTAAATGGTAATAAAAACCGTCTACGGTCGGTCCTCTACCATAGACTATGAAACGGATTAATCTTTGTATTATTATAGatttatttcataatttttgaATGGAGCtttgaaaatataaatcaaagAACTTTAGATTGCAGTCCCAATTGCTCTCGTAAACTCTTTACGAGTATTCCTTCTATATTTCTATTGTATCTGGAAGTGTTTCAGCTTt
The sequence above is a segment of the Drosophila pseudoobscura strain MV-25-SWS-2005 chromosome X, UCI_Dpse_MV25, whole genome shotgun sequence genome. Coding sequences within it:
- the Flacc gene encoding fl(2)d-associated complex component; translation: MEKKTKDTLRRYKKSSRHNATHTSSESSSTESESGSSSFSSTDSETGHAASSHGAVHHGHPHGHHPRSAERHHRKKKSSRRAASSSGDEQHQRRKRDKRDHVQKKLVAKRNHIKRKLKEARLKKRAAAALSGHVHRSLSPATRSKLKKLAERKRLRAASKEQREREKLRAVQRDRERDHHRLGSSRSPPSSSTTTTTKIRIHQDVVGKRQKSPGLGPNGPGGSGGSGGHPGPGSSRMHHQLMSREKIIIQTRARGRTASLERERERERERERERERERHDLSLRERDRRDRDRERERAEREAARDKERAEALARCQERQRERERLAREKLRRQEEDDGKRGGGGSGGGGISGRDLDLQAYASRERSLDAVERERGGGRHIRDKRELDPYDREQEYMEERHGHGLIDEMRRYRRRELSPLAEHYVPRLRDPRDLYSEEERERAYKRAFMDARFSSREREAWIEARELRERELQGRDYRELVEPDEVLYPDERERVIRDRERERERERNLERERNLGPPRGEYRPEWEREWDDDGNSAGGGGSGTPGRPSGFVGGPKRGKPLPHPGAVPQQAPQQHHSASEPDWDADERERERERDRERERERERDRERERDPRDDRPDNGSGGAGGGGVVIIKNEPAWLEHDQREKPRSWQQQQSNSGGDWRDNDEPFGRNSGGGGGGGGSNDAPPPANHPHPPSPHHHVHPRGERGSGRGFRRGGHGHGDHGESRGGPGYRSHPPPLMTLPVQPPGGYHGGGGGGGGSRGFPHKRMQYGGGGPGCERGAPPGSSSFLKKHIHVPLVSPTHPTPLLQCQLSAPGGKPPVGNAAAAQASAVAAATTAVAAAKAAAQSAANATTNPGILAQVSGKLGSGTTTHIKQEDASEDSVMSTPSVGTQDSESPSGSAIGSEMVGCSIIKQEPRPITREPEAEELSEISDSDDDILNTTEISLGSSSAPLVRPKDEPQLDADPLAGTQELSTDTLSPSTAEEIKSESPSAATTAGTGMATMNGGTISGNIKVEEVDEVLDFEEISDGELEEDARHKGIGDALGVDWQGLIAETRQQAEEQSAQQQGVDRGTSAKQRWQPHRLILDMGISFGMAGEQYARRIMEDARQQLIQEKEQLRLAEEQALLQQQLAEEQAADPEDLPIIKKEEPALKRASPLHDYRDILATDQLAPMACVQQGLRGLAAERQRLMGNVCGPGSRALCARQDLRLRRQLCGLPARECEFPRNMPVVGEELRHLAMQMFQRSLDVK